The genomic stretch AAACttgtttcttccaaaatatccatagcatatttccgTTGAGAAATCATCAAACCATCTATAGATTGGgctacctcaatacccaagaaATAACGAAGCttaccaagatcttttgtctgaaATTGATTTGAGAGATGTTGCTTTAACTGGAGTATACCCTGCTGATCACTACCAgttatgacaatatcatctacatacacaataagataaatacaccCTTGGACTGAGTGACGATAAAAAAACAGAATGGTCTGGTTCACTACGGACCATACCAAATTGTTGTACTACAGTGCTGAATCTGCCAAACCAAGCTCTCGGAGAttgcttaagaccataaagagacATGTGTAACCTACACACCATATTCGATGACTCCTCCTGAGCAACAAATCCAGGTGGTTActccatatatacttcctcttcaagatcaccatgtaaaaaagcattttttatgtcaagttgatgaagaggcCAATGTCGAATGGATGCAATGGCTAGAAGAAGTCTAACAGATGTCATCTTGGCTACAGGCGAGAAGGTATCACTATAATCCAATCCAATATGAGTGTATCCTTTGGCTACCAAGCGAGCTTTAAATCGATCAATCTTACCATCTGGACCAACCTTCAATGTATAAATCCAACGACAACCTACTAAAGATCTCCCATGGGGTAGAGGAACCAGTTCCCAGGTACCACTGCTTTGAAGAGcacacatttcatcaatcattgCTTGCCTTCACTCAGGGTGAGACAATGCTTCACATGGAGTTTTAGGAATAGAAacagaagacaaagaagacaaacaagtatactacaaaggggaaagacgatgataacataaatcaatataatgTGGAGAAGGATTTCGTGTTTGACGTATACCTTTTCGAAGGGCAATCGGAAGATCGGACTCAGGTTGCAGGATCAGATCCGGTGATGTCGGAGGCATCGGAGGAGAGTCTGCAATGACCTCAAGGATAGGTATGACCTCAAGGACAGGTATGACCTCAGGGACAGGGATGACAGGCGTTGGGTGACGACGCTGATATGTTTGAAGTGGTCGAGAAGTGGGTGGGTCAGGAGCCCTAGACTGATGGGGGTAATGGTAGGCGGGACATTAATAACTACCGGAAAAGATGTGGGAGTACTTTCTTGAATGGGTTCTGGAGTTACGTGACTAGACTCGAAATATGGAACTGACTCGAAGAAGGTAACATCGGCCGATACTGGGTACCGTTGTAGAGTATGTTAATAACAACGATAACCTTTTTGGCATCGATGATAACTAAGAAAGACACACTTTAGTGATCGAGCTAAGAGTTTATCAAGACCAGGAGAGAGATTGTGTACAAAACATGTGGACCCAAAGACTCGGGGAGGAATTGGGTGAAGTGGGGAATTGGGAAAAAGGATTGAATGAGGAATTTTATTGTTAAGGACAGATGAGGGCATGCGATTTATAAGATAATATGTTGTTAGCACACCATCCCCCCAAAACCGAAGTGGAACATTACCATGGAGAAGTAGGGTCCGAGTGGTTTCTACAAGATGCCGATTTTTACGTTCCGCTACCccgttttgttgaggtgtgtgagGGCAAGATGTTTGATGGAGAATACCATTGCGTGACATGAAATTCTAAAATTGTTGGGATAAATATTCACGGGCATTGTCACTTCTTAAGGTACGGATAGACACACCGAATTGAGTTCTTATTTCTTGATAGAATTGTTCAACAATAGAAAATAATTCAGATCTATTCTTCATTAAAAATAACCACGTGCAAcgtgaaaaatcatcaataaaggtgacaaaatacctagactcaagagtagagacagtacgcgagggaccccaaacatcggtgtgaactaaagcaaaaggggACGAAGCTCGTTTATTGACTCGATTGGGAAACTGGCCACGAGTGTGTTTCCGTAGTTGACACGACTCACAATGTAAATTAGATACCTTCGATAAATTTGGCACCAACTTATGTAGTTTGGAAAGACTGGAATGACCTAACTGAACATGGATAGTGAGTGGAGAATCTTTGGCTGAGCATGTCTGAGATGACACAGAGAGGTAATAAAGGCCTTGAGACTCACATCCGACACCAATTGTTTGTCCCGAACTCCGATCCTGCAGGGTAACATTATTATTAGTGAAAGTGACACTACAATCAAGAGAACGAGTTAAACGACTGACTGAAAAtaaattaaatggacaattagGTACATAGAGGACAGAAGTAACCGAGAGAGAAGGTAGAATTCGAACAGTACCAATCCCTTCGGATCGGGTTTGAGAATCATTGGCAGAAGTTATAGTAGGTAAGAAACCGGATGTAGAGAGGGGAGATAAAAGATTTTTATTACCGGTAACATAATCAAACGCACCAAAATCAAAGACCTAagatccaagagaagatgattgAGAGAGACAAGCAGGTGAATTACCAATGTGTGCTACCGAAGCAGTAGAATCTAAGTTCTGATAATTCTGATACCACTTGAGGAAATCATCGTAGTTTGGCGTAAAGTTACGAGGAGTAGCCGTGAGTATCGGATCTGAAACAATTGCCCTATGGAGAGTGGAGCGGTTGAAAAATTGCCGGGATTGGCCGTCAGATGTGTTGTCACGTGCGGAGGTTTCTGCCGATGAAAAGTGGGGAACGGCTGGATCGGAAGAGGCGCTTCTACTGGTAGGTTACCGAAGAATTTTGAAAAGTGAGAGGCAAACCGGAGTGATGACACGGTTTGCAAAAAAAAACAGAGTGATGACACGGTTTGCAACAAAAGAAAAATCTCACCGGAAGACAGTGGGTCAACCGGGTAAAGCACGACGAAGAAAGAATTGCCTCTTAGCAGACTCTAGATACCATGTTGAAATACAAGAGACTgagagacatttgaataaactGTGTGTTTTGAAAAACATTACGGAGACTTTATTATAAAGAGAGATtataactaattacatgatatagtcgatgtgggactatttgatatacaaatattcttaatattatatttacaaatatcaacagAATATAACAACGCTTAAATACCAAATTTATTCGATATCAAGTCAACTGTTTAAGGATGAATTGGGATTCGAGAATTCATGATATCCTACTTATTTATTTATAATAAGTAGTGAATTCAAATTCCTCAATGAATATGAAACTCCGTTTTTTCTATGTCGatgaataactttttctatggatGTTTTATTCTTTAGAAGGTAAGAGAAAAGATAAAACtaaaaataaagtattaaattgAATTATTAATCCATATTCAAGTTTGAAACTCATGTAATTAACCTCTTTTCTTGTTATCTTGTTATTAACTTTATAGAAGATTAAAAGAATTAACTTATTATTAAGTCCATAGAAGATCAAAAGAATTGACCGTTGACCGTTGAGCTATCTTCATTGTTAAAAATATATTCGCTTAAATTTTTACACACATATTAAGAAACACAATAATACTGTCATAAGATATTACTCTTTTACTAACTTAACTATAACTTCGCCATATTAATTAATGTGTTAGAAGTAGTGTATCAAATAATAATTATATGACAATTGAAAAAAGAACATTCATATGATTAGAAAATGAGAATGACAGTTCTTTAAAAAAAGAATTTATTTATTAAAACGACAAATTTAAAGTGAAAAGAGTAGTACGCAAGAAGGAACTACAAAATGTGTGATCATAATCACTGTCTAATAAATAGAAATCTGAAATGCATATCGATAGAGATACATTTTTTATATTTATCTACGAGatacattttttttaaataaaatttaggtacaatttaattgaattgtacttaatatattaaaaaaaaatcattccGAGCACTTTACTATTCTCCGTTTCTTTTTAATTGTAGTTTGagtaaaaaaaattgttttttttaattgacgttttcaaaaaaatttaaaatttgagGTAACATTAATAGTCGTTTTGTCAAAATTACTCCTAATTACTTattaaaaagagaaaaaaaaataataaataattaaaaatattatagATAAAAAGACAATCATTATGTAAAAAATAAATCATTATTTAAAAAGTAGTAAAAATTATTAACTTTCTTAATATgcataaaaaaaattaaaaaagaacGGAGGGAGTATTTTACAAGAAAATTGATTTACTTTGtcaaaaaattatttttcaaagTTTATGTAATTTTTGTTGACAAAATATTAAATTTAGAGTCAAATGTGGGAAAAAAGATTTAAAGCTATCAAACAAAGGTTTAGAGGTATGAAAGTAGCTCTTTTGAGTGTTGACATTTTCATTCTCCTCATTTTAAGAGGCAATTTTCTCATAACAAAAGATAACAGTTATGAAGAGTCATTGTGATGGAAAGAAGATTTAAAGCTATAAACAAAGGTTTAGAGGTATGAAAATAGCTCTTTTGAGTCTTAGACATTTTCAATGTGTTCATTTTAAGAATTTTCTTATGGTGATTAACAAATAAAGCCAacataaattttaaaaatataataaaattgtTTTCGCAGTATAAACATTGTCTAAAATGCATTCAACTTATGTCATCAAAATATGAGGAAAGAGGTAAACCAAGttcattaaaaaaacaaaaaagcTGAATTGAgttaattttaaaaataaaatatattaaaaagAACAAAACCAAATATTATCATTTACAACTTGAAAACAATATTCATTTATAAGCCTCTCCAGGGTAACATATAGTTCATTTATATTCATGTAGCACTTTCATATATAAAACGTGTTATAACTCTTGAAGTTGTGGAAGAATATATTCACACCAAAAAATGTCAGTGATTTATTGACAGATTTATCACGATGGATCGGAACTCTGGATGTTATGTTTGGTTATTTTAGTACAATCAAATGGTCCAatctcttgatttttcttcaCCTGTAAACCATAATGAAACAAAGAAATAAGCCATATACAACAATACATCATCAAAATAAAAAGCATATAGTCACCATGAACGAATTGAGAAAGTAACATTAATAATATGCAACTTTCTGATTGAGATAACCCTATAAACACATTTGTGTATGAAACTTTACCAAAGTGATATCAATGGTTGAGAATGGAGATTGGGGGGCTTTGGTGAAATGAAAAAGGTTGATACAGGGCCAGTGAAAAGGCATTTGTAAAGGATGTGAAATTCCATAAATGTTCCAGTCAACCTAATTCTAATGGGTTATCTAATCACAAAAATACAAATATCAAATGCCTAGTTCTAGTATTTACTTTTTTGAAGTTAATAATTGAATTCATAGAAATTATACACGAACAAGTGAGATTGCAAAACAATCTTACGCTTTGAATTTGAATCAAATCTAGATACTGAAGAATGGACCTACCGGTGACCAAGGGTTCGGTTCATTCTGGACTTTGTCAGGAGGAGAGTTTTGTACAGCGCCACTCTTCATCATTAAAATCTCCTGCAGACGCAACAAATAAGATGAATCCAACATGGCAAAAATCACCACATTGCAAAGAACTAATTGCTTTATGTAAAGTCAGGAGCCTTAACCTtaaaaacaagtttgattccacTGCCATATGCAATTCAAACAATGCAAGTAAACATTTAACACAAACAATTACTAACAATTAGCTAACTTTGACAGTTTAAAAAATCAATGCAAACATACATAAACATAAATATTAAAAAGGGGGCGATGTTAAAGGCCAAAAAAATGGCAATGTAAGACTtcaaaacagaaaaacaagttGGCATGAAATACTTTGTCAGGAAAAGAAACTTAGTAATTAGGGATTAAAAGTATTGATGTTAGCTTAAGAAATTTGAGTCACCTCTCCAGCTGCTTCTATTGCAGCTAACCATTCCTCAGTAAAGGGAGCAACATTCAGTGGAGGCTTCGCTATCGGAACTTCCTGCTTGGTTTTAGTTGCATCTATTTCGCTGCCACTCACAAAATTAACATTGGTCACTCAATATGTAACGCTTCAAAACTGTCTTAGATTTAAAATGGAGGCTGCCAAAACATAGATGAACAAAAGTTATACAACAAAAATGATACTCACAGATGAATTATTTTGCCGTTGTCTTCTTCTGGAAAGTCGATTTTGTCTTTTGACTGACTTGCCATGTCAGTATTAGGAGACTTATCATTCTCAAAGACAGTAGTTACAGCTGCATCTGATAAACTTTCACTGTTCACTGAACCAACTTCATTACCTTGTAGGATTGTTTCAATGAAGATTGAATTATCTGAATCTAGTAACTTCGATTTTTCACTTAAAAGACATTGCTCCTCAGATTTCCAAGCAACTGCACTAGTAAAGGGGCCTTCACTCACTTGAATAGAAGAATCTAAATCAGCAGAAATAGCATTCCTATTGAGTTTCACTGAACTAACTTCGCTGCCTTCTGGGATTGTTGCGTTGAAGATTGAATTCTCTGAAGCTaataattttgatttttcacTTAAAAGACAGGGGCCTTCACTCACATCAATAGAAGAACCTAATTCAGCAGAAATAGCGTTCTCATTGAGTTTCATTGAACTAACTTCGCTGCCTTGTGGGATTGTTGCATTGAAGATTGAATTCTCTGAAGCTaataattttgatttttcacTTAAAAGACATGGATCTTCACTCACTTTAGTAGAAGAATCAAATTCAGCAGAAATAACATTCTCGAGTTGAATTTCAACTGAAGGAGATATATCTAATGAACCTTCTTCTGCACCGTTGATTTGCAAAAGTTCCACTTTTTCATCGACACCTTGATTTCCATCTTTGTTTACAAGCATATCTGAACTTAGTAACTTTGAATTTTCACTTAAACTACACTGCTTCTCACATATCAAAGAAACTGCAGTTGAAAAGGGATCTTCACTCACTTCAATAGAAGAGTCAAATTCAGAAGAAAAAAAGTTCATATTGAGTTGAGTTTCAACTAAAGGCAGTATATCCGACAAACCTTCTTCAGCATCATTGATTTGCAAAAGTTCAACCTTGTCTTCCACATCATGATTTCCATCTTCTGCACCATTGATTTGCAAGAGTTCCACCTTTTCATCCACATCATGATTTCCATCTTCTACATCGTTGATTTGCAAAAGTTCCACCTTTTCATCCACATCATTGATTTGCAAAAGTTCCACCTTTTCGTCCACATCACAATTTCCATCGTCTGCACCATTGATTTGCAACAGTTCCACCTTTTCATCCACATCATGATTTCCATCTTCTGCACCATTGATTTGCAAGAGTTCCACCTTTTCATCCACATCATGATTTCCATCTTCTGCACCATTGATTTGCAAGAGTTCCGCCTTTTCATCCACGTCATGATTTCCATCTTCTACATCATTGATTTGCAAAAGTTCCACCGTTTTATCCACATCATTAATTTGCAAAAGTTCCACCTTTTCATCCACATCATTGATTTGCAAAAGTTCCACCTTTTCATCCACATCACGATTTCCATCTTCTGCACCATTGATTTGCAAGAGTTCCACCTTTTTATCCACGTCATGATTTCCATCTTCTACATCATTGATTTGCAAAATTTCCACCTTTTCATCCACATCATTAATTTGCAAAAGTTCCACCTTTTCATCCACATCATTGATTTGCAAAAGTTCCACCTTTTCATCCAAATCACGATTTCCATCTTCTGCACCAATGATTTGCAAGAGTTCCACCTTTCCATCCACATCATGATTTCCATCTTCTACATCATTGATTTGCAAAATTTCCACCTTTTCATCCACATCATTGATTTGCAAATGTTCCACCTTTTCATCCACATCATTGATCTGCAAAAGATCCACATTTTCATCCAAATCACAATTTCCATCTTCTGCACCATTGATTCGCAAGAGTTCCACCTTTTCATCCACATCATGATTTCCATCTTCCACATCATTGATTTGCAAAAGTTCCACCTTTTCATCTACATTATTGATTTGCAAAAGTTCCACCTTTTCATCCACATCACGATTTTTATCTTCTGCACCATTGATTTGCAAAAGTTCCACCTTTTCATCCACATCACGATTTCCATCTTCCGCCCCGTTGATTTGCAAGAGTTCCACCTTTTCATCCACGTCATGATTTCCATCTTCTACATCATTGAGTTGCAAAAGTTCCACCTTTTCATCCACATCATTGATTTGCAAAAGTTCCACCATTTCGTCCACATCATTTATTTGCAAAAGTTCCACCTTTTCGTCCACATCACGATTTCCATCTTCTGCACCATTGATTTGCAAGAGTTCCACCTTTTCATCCACATCATGATTTTCATCTTCTACATCATTGATTTGCAAAAGTTCCACCTTTTCATCCACATCCTTGATTTGCAACACAACATGATTTCCATCTTCTACATCATTGATTTGCAAAAGTTCCACCTTTTCATCCACATCATGATTTCCATCTTCTACATCATTGATTTGCAAGAGTTCCATCTTTTCATCCACATCATTGATTTGCAAAAATTCCGCCTTTTCATCCACATCATTGATTTGCAGAAGTTCCACCTTTCCATCGACATCATGATTTCCCTCTATGTTTACAGACATATCTTCAATATGATGATTGGTAGCATTGTGCTCATTGCTATGGAACCCGCATCCTTCAAATGCATCCTCAACTAAATTTTGCTCCTTGATTTCTGTAGATGAAACAATAACTTTTGGCAGAAAGTCACTATCCAAGTGAACATCCTGGGAATTTACAGCAACAACAGCACTAGACTTTTGAAACCCAGGAAGATAGGAATCTTCATTTATGTTATTATCATCTGCCAATGAAGATGCTGAAACAGTTATACAATTTTCACTCAACCTATCCAATTCAAACTCCGGAGTTCTATCACGGATTGCTTTTGAGTCAATAACCTGGTCACATTCCTTATCCACTGGGCTTCTCAGGATGAAACCTAATTGATCATCTACAGGAAGCTGACAGTCTTTGATCTCAATTATTTTAGATTCATCCTCAGAAGCGTCATTGATTCCTAGTATGGAATTTTCAGGAGAACCTTTGGAAAATAAGCTCGTCACATGAACTGGCTGAGAACTGTTCATATCAGAGATATTTTCTTTTTCCGGTCCAATTTCTTCTACACCACTAGGATTTAGAGCCTTGGGTTGGTCTGCCTGTAACTGCTGACTAACTGCGTCTAAATTACTTTGGGTGGTTTTTTTGCAATTGATTATGAGACTCTCGTTCAATAAATGCCCCTGTGCATCTCCTTCATATCTACCAAATTCATCAGCACCACAATTTACCTGTTCAGTATTCTTACACGGGGTTCCTTGTTTAGATCCTTCGGGGACAGTTTTGCAAAAATCATCAAGGCTAGAATTTAAAAGTGCAGTCTTGGCACTCTTGTATCCCTTAAACTCTCCTGAAAACTCTGCCTGTAGTATCAAACTTTCCTTGAAAGGCGGAATGTCACCGGTGGGCCCTTTGATTTGATCATCTTCATCTTGTCCTATGGTATTCTGCACAGTATTAGAAGTTCTCTGCATGATAGGAAAGAGCGTAGACTGTGGTTCCTGATATGAAGACCGGTCCCCATTTGACGTAACATCATATAACTTGTTATCCAGAGTGTGGTCGGCCTCTTTCTCCAACTGCTCATGTGTCTGACTCTTTTTAAGAAGTTCATTCTCATGTGTAGGTATTACCATGTTCTCCATGCTAGAAATGATCTCATTTTCATGTAGTTCTCCTTGCTCCTTGGATTTTAAGATGACATCATCAAGAATGTTTTCAACCTCTGCTTGCTTACTTATTATTTCAAAAATCGAAGAATCACAATCCCCTTCTACACCAGGCATCTGCTTATTGTCTATTTGCACGATTGCTTCTGGCTTGACATCTGAAAGGCTTAATTCCTTAGTGTCTGACACTTTCTCCAGAGTGTGGTCAGCCTCTTTCTCCAACTGCTCATGTGTCTGACTCTTTGTAAGAAATTCCTTTTCATGTGTAGGTAATACCATGTTCTCCATGCTAGAAATGATCTCATTTTCATGTAGTTCTCCTTGTTCCTTGGATTTTAAGATAACATCATCAAGAATGTTTTCAACCTCTGCTTGCTTACTTATTATTTCAAAAACCGAAGAATCACAATCCACTTCTACACCAGCCATCTGCTTATTGTCTATTTGCACGATTGCTTCTGGCTTGACATCTGAAAGGCTTAATTCCTTAGTGTCTGACACTTTCTCCAGAGTGTGGTCAGCCTCTTTCTCCAACTGCTCATGTGTCTGACTCTTCGTAAGAAATTCCTTTTCATGTGTAGGTAATACCATGTTCTCCATGCTTGAAATGATCTCATTTTCATGTAGTTCTCCTTGCTCCTTAGATTTTAAGATGACATCATCAAGAATGTTTTCAACCTCTGCTTGCTTACTTATTATTTCAAAAACCGAAGAATCACAATCCACTTCTACACCAGCCATCTGCTTATTGTCTATTTGCATGATTGCTTCTGGCTTGACGTCTGAAAGGCTTAATTCCTTAGTGTCTGACACTTTCTCCAGAGTGTGGTCAGCCTCTTTCTCCAACTGCTCATGTGTCTGACTCTTTGTAAGAAATTCCTTTTCACGTGTAGGTAATACCATGTTCTCCATGCTAGAAATGATCTCATTTTCATGTAGTTCTCCTTGTTCCTTGGATTTTAAGATGACATCATCAAGAATGTTTTCAACCTCTGCTTGCTTACTTATTATTTCAAAAATCGAAGAATCACAATCCACTTCTACACCAGCCATCTGCTTATTGTCTATTTGCACGATTGCTTCTGGCTTGACATCTGAAAGGCTTAATTCATTAGTGTCTGACATTTTCTCCAGAGTGTGGTCAGCGTCTTTCTCCAACTGCTCGTGTGTCTGACTCTTCGTAAGAAATTCCTTTTCATGTGTAGGTAATACCATGTTCTCCATGCTTGAAATGATCTCATTTTCATGTAGTTCTCCTTGCTCCTTAGATTTTAAGATGACATCATCAAGAATGTTTTCAACCTCTGCTTGCTTACTTATTATTTCAAAACTAGAAGAATCAAAATCCACTTCTACACCAGCCTTCTGCTTATTGTCTATTGGCACAATTGCTTCTGAGTTGACATCTGAATGGCTTAATTCCTTAGTACGATTCTTTGCTGCCCCTTTGACAATTTTGGACCTTGCTTCTTTAACAGAAACTGTTCCCAACTTCCTTAGTTTAGGAATGTTACTCTCTGAAGGTTTGCAGGGTATGGAGCTTTTCTGCAAGCTGTGTGAACCGGAAGCTTTTACCTGCAAAGCAAAAATAATAGGCATGGACGTGTGATCAATATGTGAGTGTCATTTTATTGATGCATGCTTCTAAATATGATATAGGGAAATGAACATAATAATCATACCTGAGAAAAGAAACCAATGGAGGGAGATGGCTTCCGTAGGCCTGATGATTTTATTGTCCCTGTTTGATGCGTTGTTTGATCCATTCTGGATGGTGGACGTAGTATGGAAACTGGGGTATCCTGTGCAGCAGGTCAAAAATATTTCAAGAGAATAATCAAATAATTTGTAGTTAAATAACAAAAAATACAAAATTGATGGAGTAAAAAATTGAATATTTGAGTAAGTACCCACCGAAAGTTTTCCAGCCTGCTTGGTAAGACTTCTACTAACAGAACACTTGTCAGCCATATCAACTTTAGGGATGCTTGGAACATATGTAGGATTTTTTGACAGGCTAGAGATGCTTGGTGTAGGATTTTTTGACATGCGAGGGATGCTTGGCGTAGGATTTTTTGATAGGCTAGGGATGCTTGGCGTAGGATTTTTTGGCAGGCCTAACATAATAAAAACGAGATCAATAAATTTGGGGACAGAAAAAAGAGGGATTTCACACTTCTGAAGTTAAGAATGCTGAAGTGAGAGATTCATTTTAAACGGAAAAGTGAAAAGTTAGTGATTGATTAAAAAAGCCAATAGTTGAGATTTCGATCATATGCATGTATTTTGACTAACAAACTACAAAGTTGTTTAAATTTCATCGTTGATCTTTGAATTGACTACTATAAAGTACTCACATTTTCCTTCTGAAGTGTATTCCTAGGTTTACAAGAGTTAAATCCAGAAAAAAGGATCAAATACAAACTACAGAACTTACTAGGATGTGCATTCTGATTTCTTTTTGAGGAACCTGAGCTCAACATTCCACTCCTAGTGGTAGTTGCATTTGCAGAAACATTGGATTTTGGTCCTGGTATCCCAGTGATTTTTGACTCTTTACTCGGCATTTTAGCGGTGTCAGTTATTTTTAGTTTTCAAAGGAGTTAAGGTAAGCACTTTCATTATTCAACAGAAATACATACAACTAAATTCCAGCACACACACACTAAAGAGACTCCACTCTGCAACAGTTTGAGTTAACTTCAAATTTATAAAATCACTTCAGCTAAAATAAGATTACAGTTTTTATTCATGAAAGTCTTTATAAAGTTTATAAAAGGTTATGGAGAAATTAAATGAGAAAAGTACCACAAAAAGTAAAGAAGCAGAAATTAATTACAACTTATTCAATATAAACTTTTTCTTTAAAAAACACATAGTTACAGTAAGATTCTTTCTACGTTTTTTCTCATAAGATTCTTCTTGACAAAGCTGACTGTTAATAAATATGCATCTAAACAAGCTTATAAAATCACTTCAGCTAAAATGAGTTTACAGTTTTTATTCATG from Lathyrus oleraceus cultivar Zhongwan6 chromosome 7, CAAS_Psat_ZW6_1.0, whole genome shotgun sequence encodes the following:
- the LOC127100429 gene encoding uncharacterized protein LOC127100429 isoform X15; amino-acid sequence: MPSKESKITGIPGPKSNVSANATTTRSGMLSSGSSKRNQNAHPSLPKNPTPSIPSLSKNPTPSIPRMSKNPTPSISSLSKNPTYVPSIPKVDMADKCSVSRSLTKQAGKLSDTPVSILRPPSRMDQTTHQTGTIKSSGLRKPSPSIGFFSQVKASGSHSLQKSSIPCKPSESNIPKLRKLGTVSVKEARSKIVKGAAKNRTKELSHSDVNSEAIVPIDNKQKAGVEVDFDSSSFEIISKQAEVENILDDVILKSKEQGELHENEIISSMENMVLPTHEKEFLTKSQTHEQLEKDADHTLEKMSDTNELSLSDVKPEAIVQIDNKQMAGVEVDCDSSIFEIISKQAEVENILDDVILKSKEQGELHENEIISSMENMVLPTREKEFLTKSQTHEQLEKEADHTLEKVSDTKELSLSDVKPEAIMQIDNKQMAGVEVDCDSSVFEIISKQAEVENILDDVILKSKEQGELHENEIISSMENMVLPTHEKEFLTKSQTHEQLEKEADHTLEKVSDTKELSLSDVKPEAIVQIDNKQMAGVEVDCDSSVFEIISKQAEVENILDDVILKSKEQGELHENEIISSMENMVLPTHEKEFLTKSQTHEQLEKEADHTLEKVSDTKELSLSDVKPEAIVQIDNKQMPGVEGDCDSSIFEIISKQAEVENILDDVILKSKEQGELHENEIISSMENMVIPTHENELLKKSQTHEQLEKEADHTLDNKLYDVTSNGDRSSYQEPQSTLFPIMQRTSNTVQNTIGQDEDDQIKGPTGDIPPFKESLILQAEFSGEFKGYKSAKTALLNSSLDDFCKTVPEGSKQGTPCKNTEQVNCGADEFGRYEGDAQGHLLNESLIINCKKTTQSNLDAVSQQLQADQPKALNPSGVEEIGPEKENISDMNSSQPVHVTSLFSKGSPENSILGINDASEDESKIIEIKDCQLPVDDQLGFILRSPVDKECDQVIDSKAIRDRTPEFELDRLSENCITVSASSLADDNNINEDSYLPGFQKSSAVVAVNSQDVHLDSDFLPKVIVSSTEIKEQNLVEDAFEGCGFHSNEHNATNHHIEDMSVNIEGNHDVDGKVELLQINDVDEKAEFLQINDVDEKMELLQINDVEDGNHDVDEKVELLQINDVEDGNHVVLQIKDVDEKVELLQINDVEDENHDVDEKVELLQINGAEDGNRDVDEKVELLQINDVDEMVELLQINDVDEKVELLQLNDVEDGNHDVDEKVELLQINGAEDGNRDVDEKVELLQINGAEDKNRDVDEKVELLQINNVDEKVELLQINDVEDGNHDVDEKVELLRINGAEDGNCDLDENVDLLQINDVDEKVEHLQINDVDEKVEILQINDVEDGNHDVDGKVELLQIIGAEDGNRDLDEKVELLQINDVDEKVELLQINDVDEKVEILQINDVEDGNHDVDKKVELLQINGAEDGNRDVDEKVELLQINDVDEKVELLQINGADDGNCDVDEKVELLQINDVDEKVELLQINDVEDGNHDVDEKVELLQINGAEDGNHDVEDKVELLQINDAEEGLSDILPLVETQLNMNFFSSEFDSSIEVSEDPFSTAVSLICEKQCSLSENSKLLSSDMLVNKDGNQGVDEKVELLQINGAEEGSLDISPSVEIQLENVISAEFDSSTKVSEDPCLLSEKSKLLASENSIFNATIPQGSEVSSMKLNENAISAELGSSIDVSEGPCLLSEKSKLLASENSIFNATIPEGSEVSSVKLNRNAISADLDSSIQVSEGPFTSAVAWKSEEQCLLSEKSKLLDSDNSIFIETILQGNEVGSVNSESLSDAAVTTVFENDKSPNTDMASQSKDKIDFPEEDNGKIIHLEIDATKTKQEVPIAKPPLNVAPFTEEWLAAIEAAGEEILMMKSGAVQNSPPDKVQNEPNPWSPVKKNQEIGPFDCTKITKHNIQSSDPS